From the Micromonospora echinofusca genome, the window GCCCAACACGGCCAGGCACACGCCCCACCCGGACGGCCCTCCCCCCGTGCCCCCGCCGGCAGGCAGCAGTTCCTCGGAGGCGCAGCCCCCGGGACAGCCCACCACGGCCTGGAGGGCCGCCCCCACGGCGTGCGGAGCGGCGACGTCCTGCGAAGGCGGCAAGAGCGCGGCGTGCGGGACGGGCGCGAGCGCGGCGTGCGGGACGGGCGCGAGCGCGGCGTGCGGGACGGGCGCGAGCGCGGCGTGCGGGACGGGCGCGAGCGCGGCGTGCGGGACGGGCGCGAGCGCGGCGTGCGGGACGGGCGCGAGCGCGGCGTGCGGGACGGGCGCGAGCGCGGCGTGCGGGACGGGCGCGAGCGCGGCGTGCGGGACGGGCGCGAGCGCGGCGTGCGGGGCGGAGGCGACGCGCGCGCGGGCGGCGTGCGGCACGGGCGCGACAGGCACGACCGCGGCGTGCGGGACGGGCACGACGGTGGCGTTCCGGGCGGGCGCGACGGCAATGTGCGGCGACGGGTCCGCGGGATGACCGGTCTGGTGCGACTCGTGGCCGATCGTGTGCATCGCGGCCAGCCCGAGCAGCGTGCCGACGAGCAGCAGGAGCCGCGCGCCCCGCGCCGCCGTCACCGTCTTCCGCACATCCGTCACGCTAGCGCGTCGGCCCGTTCCGCACGGGTACCACCCGCGGCGACCCCCGCACGTGAGCGCGGCCGGGCGTGCGTAGGTCACGCACGTGGGCGGGCCGGACCTGCGCGGCGAAGGTCCGCGTCGCGACACCACCCGCACGACCTGCGCCCCGATGCCGGGGTGGCTACCATTCGGCCGGTGGCCCTCCGGACTCCGCACCGCCCGCCCCGCGCCCCCCGCCGGGCGACGGCGCCGGTCACCCGTCGCCGGGCGGGAGCCGACGACCACGGCACGTGACCACACCGCCAGGTGGGGGACGGTTCCCGCCCCGCCTCCGTGGCGACGTTGAACCGACCGGCCCGCCGGCCCGTACCCCGCCCTGGATCCGTTGGGAGAAACTCGTTGGGCGCCGACCACACCCGTCCCGTTCCGTCCGCCCCGCCGAGGGTGCGGCGGATCCTCGTCGCGACGGTGGTGCCCCTCTTCGTCGCCACGCTGATCGCCGCCCTGGTGCTGTGGCCGTGGGACGCGCCCGACCCGGCGGCCGGCACCGAGCCACCCCGCCACCACGGCACCGTGACCCGGGTGGTGACGGAGCCGTGCCCGCCGGCCCCGGAGGTGCCGGAGGGAAGCCCCGACGCCCCGCGGGGCCCCTGCGGCACCGTCACCGTACGGGTCGAGGACGGCCCCGACGCCGGCCAGCAGGTCCAGACGCCGGTCCCGGCCGGCCCCGGTGCGCCGACCGTCGCCGTGGACGACGAGATCATCCTGGTCGAGCTCATCGACCCCGCCGATCCCACCGCCAGCTCCTACAACATCGCGGAGCACCAGCGCGGCAAGCCGCTGGTCTGGCTGGTGGCGCTCTTCGCGGCCGCGATCGTCGCCTTCGGGCGGTGGCGAGGGCTGGCCGCGCTGGCCGGCCTGGCGGCGAGCTTCGCCATCCTGCTGACCTTCGTGCTGCCGGGCATCAGCGCCGGGAGCCCCCCGCTCCTGGTCGCGGTCGTCGGCGCCGCCCTGATCATGTTCGTGGTGCTCTACCTGACCCACGGCGTGACCGCGCAGACCTCGGTCGCCGTACTCGGCACGTTGGGCAGCCTGGTGCTGACCGGCGTCCTCGGCACCATCGCCACCGCCGCGACCCACCTGACCGGCTTCGGCTCCGAGGACGCCACCACGCTGTCGATGTACCAGGCCGACGTCGACCTGCACGGGCTGCTGCTGGCCGGGATCATCATCGGCTCCCTCGGGGTGCTCGACGACGTCACGGTCACCCAGGCCGCCACCGTCACCGAGCTGGCGCACGCCAACCCGGGCCTGTCCCGCAGGCAGCTCTACCGGGCGGCGACCCGGGTCGGGCGGGCGCACATCGCCTCGACGGTGAACACGATCGTGCTGGCGTACGCCGGCGCCTCGCTGCCGGTGCTGCTCCTGCTCACCGCCGACTCGCGGGCGGTGACCCAGCTTCTCACCAGCGAGTTCCTCGCCCAGGAGATCGTCCGCAGCGCGGTCGCCACCCTCGGGCTGATCGCCGCCGTGCCGCTGACCACCGGTCTGGCGGCCCTGGTGACCACGGCGGGCCGGCGGGCCGGGGAGCCCACCGACCGCGCGGCCCCCGCGCCGACGCCTCGGCCGGCGGCCGACCGGGCCGAGGCGCTGGAGGCGCTCAGCGGGCCGCGCGGAGACGTGCCGTCCGCCGCTCCCGCCGGATGGCCCGACCACAACAGGAGAACGGACACCGCATGGTGACACTCCTCTGCGTGACGATTCGGGGTTCCCGCCCTGATAAACGCGTCACTGGTCACCGTCAGCCATTACGAAATAACGCATTTAGTCGGCTTAGGGACGTAGATCCCCGGGAGTGCTCTCAGGTAACCTCGCTGCCGGTCACCGCCGAAGGCGCGCAGCGGCGCCTGCGGTGCCG encodes:
- a CDS encoding YibE/F family protein, which encodes MGADHTRPVPSAPPRVRRILVATVVPLFVATLIAALVLWPWDAPDPAAGTEPPRHHGTVTRVVTEPCPPAPEVPEGSPDAPRGPCGTVTVRVEDGPDAGQQVQTPVPAGPGAPTVAVDDEIILVELIDPADPTASSYNIAEHQRGKPLVWLVALFAAAIVAFGRWRGLAALAGLAASFAILLTFVLPGISAGSPPLLVAVVGAALIMFVVLYLTHGVTAQTSVAVLGTLGSLVLTGVLGTIATAATHLTGFGSEDATTLSMYQADVDLHGLLLAGIIIGSLGVLDDVTVTQAATVTELAHANPGLSRRQLYRAATRVGRAHIASTVNTIVLAYAGASLPVLLLLTADSRAVTQLLTSEFLAQEIVRSAVATLGLIAAVPLTTGLAALVTTAGRRAGEPTDRAAPAPTPRPAADRAEALEALSGPRGDVPSAAPAGWPDHNRRTDTAW